The following nucleotide sequence is from Cicer arietinum cultivar CDC Frontier isolate Library 1 chromosome 2, Cicar.CDCFrontier_v2.0, whole genome shotgun sequence.
CTGAATTTTACTTTATGCAAAATTGAttcaaaacaattatttataatttgtataCATTAAGTATTCATATAATTTGTATGATAGTTTCTTCCTTATAAAATTTAGTAGACTGATCACAAGATCTTTAAATATACTTCTTGAGCCTATGCAATCTTTAATTGAAGAAACCTATCTTCAACTTGAAGCATTAATCATAAAGAATCACAcctttatttgacaacaaaaaagaaatcacaccttttagaagaaaaaaaagaaacatttttaCTTAGTGTACAAAATCTAAATCGCCACAGATTCTCACACCTTTAAAGACTCTACTATAAGGATTCACCACATCATCTTTCTTCAAGATCCAATTAACAAGAAAGCGCgccataaaatatttgtaatctACACTATGAATGTAAGAATTTGGAGAGACTGAAAATATAAATGTTACCACTAAATGATttaagattatatatataaatttatagaatGATTAAACACAGCTTAATTGAttgaaaaactaatttttagaTCGTGTGAATCAATTCACTCACTTATGAATCGATTCATATGTGCTAAAGCcctaactttaaaaaataacagtCATAAATTGATTTATGACTTGATAAATCAATTCATCATCTTTGCAAGAGATTTCATAAATCGATTCATACACCTTTGAATTGATTCATGTATTCAGACTTCACAAAAATTGGTTCAATGAACGTGTGAATAGATTCACACTCACAACAACAAGAATCGATCCATAAAATGCAAAATTCACTTTAAAATTGAATTCAATGCATTTCTATGAATTCTAATGCAATCCTAACATGCATCTATCATTATGCAAGATTAGAAAATAGTTTTATCgtgacatttttttattcacAAATTTGGCAGAATACTAAGAACAGCAAAGCCACTCACAATTAAGCTAAGTAGTAATAATCATAATTTTATCATCACTCAAAACACTAATTAAACTTAAGCGAAGAAAGCATGCattaatatttgtttcttttgattaGTCTTTAAACATGTCTGGAGCATATGGTTTGAAGACATGTAGCAATAGGATATCAACTTGATGGTAATGTACAAGTCAATTTTTCGATAATTTGTTTTTCTGTTGGTTGTAAGCTTTTGTCCATGGTGGTTATGAACTTCTTCTATGGATGATTAAgtgttaatatttaatttctgtCAAGTAGTTAAACTTTGAGGTATAGTTTCTGTTTAGTGATTAAGTCTTTGTCTTATGATTTTGTTGATTGCCTTATTGGTGGCTAAACATTGTAACTTTTATTAAATGGTTAATTCTTGAGTCGTAACTTTTATTTAATGGCTAAACTTTTACGCTTTGTTTGTTTTGATGTTATGAGCTTTATCGTGTAATTAAACACTGATAATTATCTTTAGATATTGtttcatatttgaaaatttatgtcattttatttgCTGTTGCTTATCCTAAATAGTAAGTGTTGTGAACACCTTCCATCCAAAGAAAGaatattagaaatataaaaattagtttaGGAATTAGTAGTTAATTGCTAGTTTAAGAACACCTACAAATAAACTTGatgaaatcatttttttatcatttatatcgTATTACTTTGATCGGTATAAGAAACTTTTATACTTTCTCTCTCCTTCTACGaatattatatttcttaataGATCAGCTCATTAATTAATAGTTGTTGGAATAAGTGATTATATTGGAATTTATGAtaaagtttttatattatttgatgagttcatttgttatagattttaaaacattttttaaaaataaaaataaaaataaaaactagattaaataatttgttttaaattattattttaaatattttatttatttgttacaaattttttaaatagaaaaattcaaaaaataattaaaatgaaaatttatttttgaaaatatctttataaaaatattttaaaacttaaaaaaaatatttttattatattaaaataataataaaaatatttaaattattaaatactaaaattattttttaatctataaaaaataaatttaaaatgacttttactattttgaaatatgttatataaaaattatttttaaaaatataaaatgaaaattaattttttaaaaatctaaattaaagaATCTAAAACAAACAGCATATCTTAATCAAGAATTATCTACATATGTTACCTCTAAATTGCACATTCTTCTCCAATGAAAAAGGAGAGAGAAGAACGTCAATTTTAACCTTTTTGCATCTTACCCTTAAATTTTGAATAGGACATTGAGTTATTAATAAATTCAACCTCATCTAAAATAAGAAGTTAAAATgaattaacaaattataaattaaaattacaattatttatgatttgttgtgtatatatcaatataatatcaacaattaatttatttgcttAGACTATTCCAATACCTAAATAATAGGCCAaatgacaagattggttaaaagtgGAAATATCAAGTCACGTAAAAAGAATTAGttgataatattttacattatatcCAACAAGCTCTCACCTTAATTAAGTTACGGTCTTTAATTATGAGTTTGTAACCAAACTTAGGCATTTCAAATTTAGgcaattaaaagataaatgcaACATTTTCTACAAAAAACATAACATACCGTCGAcagatatataataatattaataatcgAATAAATTTTTTCTATCTTCATCCTCCTAGAGAGCAGAATATAGAAAaagtttatattaataaaaacaaaaggaagAGAGAAATGtacgtgttattgataaaaTCAAAATGTTATACAACTAATACATAAATGGCATATACAATCCCTGGAATGTAACCCAGGAATGTAAGCACCAGATCTATCCAGAACTCTATCTGCATTATTTCCAAAACCACCAAAAACtagtcaaataataataataatataagaaaaaagtaGTGCACTGTTATGTAGATCAATAAATAGTAATCATTAGTGTCATcattttatcttaattaaatttttaatattggtTTATGTGGTGTGTTAGTTTAATAGAAAGAAATTGAGAAAAGGAAAGagatacaataaaaaatacttaCTCCACAGCCATAACGAAGGAAAACGCCGACAGGAGGCAGGAGTATTGcaagtataacttcaacaaaaGTTTCCGTACCCATTAATGATCCTTTACTttactttcttctttttcttctcaaaaTAGAAATTCAAATATTGGAAACACGTTAATATGGTTGGTTATCTATAATTAGACCATAAACGATTACGGTGGAGATCACAACGGCTTCATTTGAGACACATTCTATGACACGTGTGTTACACAACTCACGCGTGTCACTCTTACTAGTTACTACCCTCAAGGAGAAAAGAGCGTTTGACAATGAAATCTATACGaacaaaagttaaattaaattttccttttctctatatttttttgtctctttaagagaatttaattttttaatctataacttttttatttattttttatttctattttaaagttaaattatgtgtttttttaatttaattttgtaatgtttttttttttaatttaatattgtagtgttttttttatatatatttaaaatattataagaattttctgtacaaaaaatttaaaagaattaaaaatatttaaattaaatataaaattttaattgtcaaAACTAAAGTTCAtattaaatttatctttaaaaaaaaatcaataaatttttgtaagagA
It contains:
- the LOC101501864 gene encoding hydrophobic protein RCI2A; protein product: MGTETFVEVILAILLPPVGVFLRYGCGIEFWIDLVLTFLGYIPGIVYAIYVLVV